In a genomic window of Wyeomyia smithii strain HCP4-BCI-WySm-NY-G18 chromosome 1, ASM2978416v1, whole genome shotgun sequence:
- the LOC129717973 gene encoding TATA-box-binding protein-like, which yields MNCSNQSSMATLLQQKNFMKNLTNGSNNVVVVNGTDDNQTATMVAAGATLATVPGAASRMLMPHETLVLPASHQQPLIHQQTTINNSFTTTLSPAPSNNSNNSFNSQFINHLQNTHHLSTQQLFCGNNSSSQRIATTATPTTTFQSSFSNTDVNAIYRPAVPSTGTTSIVSMQSFASSQQLPHLATSASSLVYVNGIQHGSAMVPKLEPSGQMHSQTTHHYLQQTVSESQTANTTSTADHMRNSASEIGRCSDQNCGTDAIVSRSDQSALTAATATDTTSVTTIDNGDEQPQEQEPESEIDIIINNVVCSFSVRCHLNLRDIALKGFNVEFRRENGMVTMKLRRPYTTASIWSSGKITCTGATSEDQAKVAARRYSRCLQKLGFNVRFRNFRIVNVLGTCSMPWGIMIVNFSEKYKKDASYEPELHPGVTYKLLNPKATLKIFSTGSITVTAASVAYVQAAIEHIFPLVYEFRKKRTQQEKLDMMKQPVFDPELLIEEECDIEPPSKYRRTGGESEDDDDDDDDADIMDDNDHTVVSDDHTKAIFTRKNRRRLCKSRYSSYRHNGRKRPAGKADNDPSEDAMYISDEGVDDTNESDED from the exons ATGAATTGCAGTAACCAGAGTAGTATGGCTACTCTGTTACAGCAgaagaattttatgaaaaatttgaCTAATGGATCAAACAACGTGGTGGTCGTAAATGGCACCGACGATAACCAGACGGCGACGATGGTGGCGGCAGGTGCTACACTGGCCACCGTACCGGGAGCTGCCTCGCGAATGCTGATGCCACATGAAACATTGGTACTGCCAGCATCACATCAGCAACCATTGATTCATCAACAAACAACTATCAATAACTCATTCACCACAACGCTCTCACCTGCTCCCAGCAATAACTCAAACAACAGCTTTAACAGTCAATTCATCAACCATCTTCAAAATACGCACCACTTGTCAACGCAGCAGCTTTTTTGTGGCAACAACAGCAGTAGTCAACGTATAGCAACAACTGCAACACCCACCACTACTTTCCAGAGTTCTTTTTCTAATACAGATGTCAATGCAATCTATCGTCCGGCAGTACCTTCCACCGGTACAACCAGCATCGTATCAATGCAATCTTTTGCATCATCTCAACAGCTGCCACACCTAGCGACTAGCGCTAGCTCATTAGTTTACGTAAATGGGATCCAGCATGGCTCTGCGATGGTACCAAAGTTAGAACCCAGCGGGCAAATGCATTCTCAAACAACGCACCACTATCTACAACAGACTGTATCCGAGAGTCAGACTGCCAACACGACATCAACCGCCGATCACATGCGAAACAGTGCCTCGGAGATTGGTAGATGTAGTGATCAGAATTGTGGTACCGATGCCATTGTCAGTAGATCAGATCAATCTGCTTTAACTGCTGCCACCGCTACAGATACCACATCAGTTACTACCATCGACAATGGAGATGAGCAACCACAAGAACAGGAACCAGAATCGGAAATTGATATTATAATCAACAATGTCGTGTGTTCGTTTAGTGTGCGCTGTCATCTCAACTTGCGTGATATTGCGCTCAAAGGTTTCAATGTGGAATTCCGCCGAGAGAACGGAATGGTCACTATGAAACTTAGACGTCCATACACAACAGCCTCTATATGGTCTTCAGGAAAGATAACTTGTACCGGTGCAACTTCAGAAGATCAG GCAAAGGTTGCTGCCAGACGTTACTCGCGTTGCCTTCAAAAACTAGGTTTTAATGTTAGGTTTAGAAATTTTCGCATTGTCAACGTACTAGGAACTTGCAGTATGCCGTGGGGCATCATGATAGTGAACTTCTCCGAAAAATATAAGAAGGATGCTAGCTACGAACCGGAACTGCATCCTGGTGTAACTTACAAGTTGCTCAATCCTAAAGCGACGCTAAAAATCTTCTCAACCGGTAGCATCACAGTGACGG CGGCAAGTGTTGCCTATGTGCAAGCTGCCATCGAGCACATCTTTCCGCTGGTTTATGAGTTCCGTAAGAAGCGTACCCAGCAGGAGAAGCTTGATATGATGAAACAACCCGTATTCGATCCGGAGCTTTTGATCGAGGAAGAATGTGATATCGAGCCCCCTTCGAAGTACCGCCGAACAGGTGGCGAAAGTGAAgatgacgacgatgatgatgacgatgcgGACATCATGGACGATAACGACCATACCGTCGTAAGCGACGATCACACCAAAGCAATATTCACACGTAAAAATCGTCGCCGATTGTGTAAATCGCGCTACAGCAGTTATCGACATAACGGTCGAAAACGTCCTGCCGGTAAGGCAGACAACGATCCCTCCGAGGATGCGATGTACATATCAGACGAAGGTGTCGACGATACAAACGAGAGTGATGAAGATTAG